Proteins from a genomic interval of Thermoanaerobacterium thermosaccharolyticum DSM 571:
- a CDS encoding LytR/AlgR family response regulator transcription factor, which translates to MIRAIIAEDEDSLRREISRKVMGISDVKVEYITNEGKDLLNAILKVKPELAILDIKLPEMTGLEVVKNIRDLLPNTEIIFITSYEEYIKDAVKLYAADYIIKPINYERLFNTIERIKRKFNDSSNIIEVRCGDDIKLINANDIYFIEANRKKTFFYTTYEDFLSNTSLSDVYKLLNKKIFFKTSRSYIVNLYKVYSIKSVNRTSLEISFRNKNKKAYLSKNLYYEFRNRLKDILNQPVEMKAN; encoded by the coding sequence ATGATTAGAGCGATAATAGCAGAAGATGAGGATTCGCTTAGAAGAGAGATAAGCAGAAAAGTTATGGGGATAAGCGATGTGAAAGTTGAATACATCACAAACGAAGGAAAAGATTTGTTAAATGCTATATTAAAGGTAAAGCCTGAATTAGCTATTTTAGATATAAAACTACCAGAAATGACGGGTTTAGAAGTTGTCAAAAATATACGGGACTTGCTTCCAAATACAGAGATAATATTTATAACGTCATATGAGGAATATATAAAGGATGCAGTAAAACTATATGCTGCTGATTATATAATAAAGCCTATAAACTATGAAAGATTGTTTAATACAATAGAAAGAATAAAAAGGAAATTTAATGATTCTTCCAATATCATAGAAGTACGATGTGGTGATGATATAAAACTTATCAATGCGAATGATATATACTTTATTGAAGCTAATCGGAAAAAGACTTTTTTCTACACTACATATGAAGATTTCCTGTCAAATACTTCCCTAAGTGATGTTTATAAACTCCTGAATAAAAAAATTTTTTTCAAGACAAGCAGATCTTATATTGTAAATTTGTATAAGGTGTATTCTATAAAATCTGTAAATAGAACGTCTTTAGAAATAAGTTTTAGAAATAAAAATAAAAAGGCATACCTATCAAAGAATCTGTACTATGAATTTAGGAATCGTCTTAAAGATATATTAAACCAGCCGGTTGAAATGAAAGCAAATTAG